The Nitrospira sp. KM1 genome includes a window with the following:
- a CDS encoding autotransporter outer membrane beta-barrel domain-containing protein yields the protein MDIPHQCDSRMTLAVLRSSIRGIACALCLGLFFPITAQAQVLNQRVNQLLSNNCSELLRGDSSNVLGTNLQAACTSAPGVTGSGNSNGGGAATIQTAAISILNRNLMSRLDDIRNESTATAAQPSQMMAMNPFGLLSPGMIRGFGALAPVNPSGDSSSAGFATGSHGRMKGLGLFASGLVEALNRDVTTFQDGYKSMILGVTAGADYRFNQRTVAGVALNYANTHGDLKNGGDFNTNSFGATLFTSYTPTDRTFIQLTAGYTHDNYLVSRNAQAFIPGLAGTPDRNLNGVASSSSNGNIIRVTGLTGYDHPIGMFTLGPRLGFNYTNTHIGDHAETSGGGLGLKYDDQWINSVQSVVGIQGQAAVSTSAGVLVPQVNADYIHEFANSQRFITANFVEDLRLDATRFTFQNDAPVRNYFNVGTGLIMVMRNGWQPFINFRAMVGNEQFENYAGTVGLRMEL from the coding sequence ATGGATATCCCTCACCAGTGCGACAGCAGGATGACTCTGGCTGTATTGCGATCGTCCATCAGAGGAATCGCCTGCGCGCTTTGCCTCGGCCTTTTCTTTCCAATCACCGCACAGGCACAGGTACTGAACCAGCGCGTCAATCAATTGCTGTCGAATAACTGTTCAGAACTGCTCAGAGGAGATTCCTCCAATGTATTGGGAACCAATCTCCAGGCAGCCTGTACGTCGGCGCCAGGTGTGACTGGTTCCGGCAATTCGAACGGAGGCGGGGCGGCGACCATCCAAACCGCGGCCATTTCGATTCTCAACCGCAACCTGATGTCCCGTCTCGACGACATCAGAAATGAAAGCACCGCGACAGCCGCGCAACCTTCCCAAATGATGGCGATGAATCCGTTCGGGCTGCTGTCGCCGGGAATGATCCGCGGTTTCGGCGCCCTGGCTCCCGTCAATCCAAGCGGAGACTCATCCAGTGCTGGTTTTGCCACCGGCAGTCACGGTCGCATGAAAGGGCTCGGATTGTTCGCGTCGGGCCTGGTCGAAGCGTTGAACCGCGACGTCACGACGTTCCAAGACGGATACAAATCGATGATTCTCGGGGTGACGGCCGGTGCGGACTATCGGTTCAATCAACGGACGGTTGCCGGTGTGGCGCTGAATTATGCCAATACGCACGGCGACCTCAAGAACGGAGGCGATTTCAACACGAACAGTTTTGGAGCCACACTGTTCACTTCCTACACGCCGACCGATCGGACCTTTATTCAGCTAACCGCCGGATACACCCACGACAACTATCTGGTGTCCCGCAACGCCCAGGCGTTCATCCCCGGATTGGCCGGCACGCCGGATCGCAATCTCAACGGCGTGGCATCGAGTTCATCCAATGGCAATATCATCCGGGTAACCGGATTGACCGGCTACGATCATCCGATCGGCATGTTTACTCTCGGACCACGTCTCGGTTTCAACTACACCAACACGCATATCGGCGATCACGCCGAAACGAGCGGCGGAGGCCTCGGTCTGAAATATGACGACCAATGGATCAACTCCGTGCAAAGTGTCGTCGGCATACAGGGTCAGGCGGCGGTGAGTACATCGGCGGGCGTTTTGGTGCCGCAAGTCAATGCGGACTACATCCATGAATTTGCCAACTCGCAACGTTTCATTACAGCCAACTTTGTCGAGGATCTGCGTCTGGACGCGACCCGGTTCACGTTCCAGAACGATGCACCAGTCCGAAATTACTTCAATGTCGGCACAGGTCTCATTATGGTCATGCGCAATGGCTGGCAACCCTTCATCAACTTCCGCGCCATGGTCGGAAACGAACAGTTCGAAAACTACGCCGGTACCGTTGGACTGAGAATGGAGCTGTAA